AAATGGAATCGGTGCCCATCATTATTTTTGATCAGTTCGAGGAGTTTTTTCTTACCTTTCGAGATCGCCGGGATCGGCAACCCTTTACGGATCTGGTGGTTGAGGCATATCACTCACCAGCCATCAAGGTAAAGTTTTTGTTTTCAATTCGCAGCGATTTGTTGTACCGGATCAATTCTGAATTTGTCGAGCAAATTCCTGATCCGTTGATGAATTCGCGGTTGTATCACCTCCAAACCCTGAATCTGGATCAGGCGGCTGAAATTATTGAGCGGTCAGTTGCCGCAGCCGGAATCCAGTTTGAAACTGGACTGAGCCGGTTGATTGTCCAGGATTTAGCCGTTGGTGAGACGGTGTTGCCCTCGGAATTACAAATTGTCGGAGACCAGCTCCAACACAAACAAATCACTTCGATCCAAAAGTACAAACAGGTTGGTGGAAAAGAAACCCTGGTGCATGGTTTTCTGGAAGAGGTGATGACGGCTTCGAGCGACCGGACCGGGATTCAACTGGTGCTGCGCAGCCTGATTTCTGATGAAAATACTCGCCTGACCCTGACGCTTGAGGATTTGGCCAGTCGGCTGCATCATACTCCGGTCCAGATCCAGCGATTGTTGAGGCTGCTGGTGCAATCCAGACTGGTTCGTGAAATCCAGGAAGACGAGCCGTGGCGCTATGAACTGGTCCATGAATATCTGATTGACAAGATCAATCGCATCACCGGGAAAACCCTCGACACGACCCAACGGGCCAACCGGCTGTTTCGACACTATCTTTCTCAATATGGAATTGATCAACGGGCTCGCATTCCCTTGAGCCAGCTCTGGACCATTCATCGGTATGCTGATTTGCCTCGTGGGCCAACTGAATTGAGGTTGCTCCGAAAAAGCCTGATCGGAGGACTGCTGATGTCCGGGATGATCACGCTTGTTTTGGTGGTGGGCCTGGCGCTGGTCACCGCCCTGGCTTCAATTCGAGACTCCTGGGATGGCGGTGTTCGCTTGACCTCGGGCCATACCGCCCCGGTGCGCAAAATTGCCTTTTCCCCTGATGGCCGGCTCCTGGTGTCGTGTGGGGAAGATGCCCAGGTCATCGTCTGGGATTTTCTGCGTCGGGAACGGATCGCCACGTTGCGGGACCATACCGGGAGTGTGCTTTCCCTGGCTTTTTCACCCGATGGAAAGTGGTTTGCCACCGGGAGTGCTGACCACCGGGTGATTATTTGGGATGCCAGGACATTGAAAAAAGTGACGGTTCTCACGGCCCACCTTCAAACTGTAACGGGGCTGGCATTTTCGTCGGATGGAGAATTGCTTGGCTCATCATCGGATGATTCTGACCTGGGGCGGACGATTTTTTGGGAGGTTGCCACCTGGCGCCCAGTCAAGGAAGTCAAATTTCGCAATGATTGGAAGGATTTATTTATCGAGCCGAAGACCCATCGGCTTCTCAAAGCCTTTGCCATATCTCCAGACTGGTCGGAAATGATTGATATTGAGATCGAAGGGAAGGTCGTTTTTCAATCACTGTCGAACCAGGCCATTCTGAAAAAAGTGTCAGCCCATCACGATACCGGGCGAACGGCGGCATTTTCGCCCGATGGCCGGTATCTGGCAACTGGAGCGGATCGGGTTGTTTTGTGGGATGCCCGCACGCGTACCCAACTTGACCGATTGGAGTATTTTTCGGGGGTGTGGGATGTTGCCTTTTCTCCGGATGGGCAATGGCTGGTGTCTTCGCACGGGGATGGCGGGATTTTGATCTGGGATTTGACCGAGCGCGAATGTGTGGCCAATCTCAATGAGCACGCTGGGATCGTTCGCCGGATTGTCTTCTCTCCAGATGGAAAATGGCTGGCTTCAGGTGGGTCGGATGGTTCGATGATGGTCTGGAGCGTTGAGCATCAGGCTCGCCAGGCGGTGTTCTTGATCCCTTCAGACTCAATCAATGATCTGGCGTTTAGTCAGGATGGCCGACTTGTGGCGACTGCTGATCAGGTCGGAGATGTCCATATTTGGGATTTTCATCAAAACACACTGGTGTGGACCATCCATCACCCAAAAACCTATGTCATGGCGGTGGCTTTTTCACCGGACGGGCACTTTCTGGCCACCAGCCAGGGCGTCTATGACCTCCTGACCCGTCAGCCAGTGGCCTTATCCTCATCCTCAGGAGCTTTTCCTGGAAAGTATGGTGAAGTCTATGAGCTGTCATTTTCCCGTGATGGCCAGAAGCTGGTGATGGTGTCACCGTATGGCGACATTCTGGTTTGGGATACAGGATCCTGGCGGCTTCAAGACCAGTTTAAGTTCACCGGTTTTCATTTTCTCAACGTGAGTCTCTCTCCTGATGGAACATCGCTGGTGACGGGAGAAGAAGGGGGATCAGTCAGATTGTGGGCATTGAATCCGCTACGTCAGACGGCGGTTCTTGGTCGCCATGCCGGCTGGGTGCGATCCGTCGAATTTTCACCCACCGGAGCAGAAGTGGTTTCAACCGGTGACGATAAAACCATTGCTCTGTGGAGTGTGCCGGACCGCAAACTCAAGTCGTTGATTGGGACTCATGCGACGCCGGTGCAATGTGCCAGGTTTTCCCCGGATGGGAGGAGATTGGCCACCAGTGGAAATGATTCAGCAATTCGGTTATATACACGGCGGCAGACATTATGGAACTTCCAACTTGATTAAACCGGCAACCTGGAAAAAAAACTCCGATGAAACCCCCGATCCATCACCTCCAACATCTGCTCGAATCATTGCAATCCTTTATCGAGCAGGAAGATCAAGCCTGCCGCCAGGCCGCTGCGGCGAATCTTGAAATCCTGGGAACACTCCAGGCCGGTTCTGCCGACCGACGATTACAGCATCTGGCAAAGCAGGTGAAAGCGCTTCAAAAACGGGTGGCTTTGATGTGTGAGATGACCACTCAGGATTATCTGGCGAAGATTGAGCAGGAAGTTCAACGCCTTCAATCTCAAGTCGTCAACCGACAGGTCAATCAATTAGTTGAGCAGGTGATCAGCCTGCATTCACCGGAAATGAAAGTCCTGAGTGAGGTCTTGATGGATCAATTGCTTGAAGGAACCCAGGCCGAACGCGGGTTCATTGTGTTCTTTCATCCAGAATCAAGTGAAGCCGAAATCATCTCAATGCGGAATTTCCAGACGGCACACCTCACTGCCGAAGAATACCGCCCGAGCCGGAGCCTGCTTCGGTCTGTTTTGAGCGACGGGAAATCGCTCTTATTTCACGATATTTCCCAGGACATCAATTTTCGACAGGAACCGAGCATTCAAAACTTTGGGCTCAAATCAGTGGCGATTACCCCATTGAAAAAAGATGGCCGTGTCCTGGGCGCGCTGTACCTGGAAAACAGGAATCTCGCGACTGCCTTTGATGCCGGGGATCTCAACTTTCTGGATCTGGCTGGGCGACTGATGGTCTTTTGCTTACACAATGCCCGGTTGCTGCCGATTTTATTCAAAGAGAATCGAGTACGGCTCAACGACAACCAGTTTTCAACTGACATCGTCGGCCAATCGCCTGCCATCATCTGGCTTCAGGAACAAATTCAGAAAGTGGCTGACTCTCAGGCTACGGTGTTGATCGAAGGTGAGAGCGGGACTGGAAAGGAGCTGGTCGCACGCGCCTTGCATAGCCATAGCCGTCGCCGGGACCGCAAGTTTATTGCCCTGAACTGTGCCGCAATCCCTGAGCAACTGGTCGAATCCGAGCTTTTTGGGCACGAACGCGGGGCTTTTACCGGGGCCTTTGAACAACACATCGGTTTTTTGGAGCAGGCCAATGGGGGCACGCTGTTTTTGGATGAAATTAGCGAACTCCCCTTTTCACTTCAGGCGAAACTGCTGCGGGTCCTGCAATTTCAGGAATTTCACCGACTGGGAGGAAAACAGGTCAAAAAAGTCGAAGTTCGGATCGTGGCGGCCACCAGTAAAAACCTGAAAGAACTGATTGACGAAAAGAAATTTCAAGAAGCGTTGTACTATCGGCTCAATGTGATTCCACTTCACGTCCCACCACTCAGAGCGCGCAAAGAAGATATTGCGCCGCTGGTAGCTCATTTTCTAAAAATATTCGGAGACCGTTACAAAAAGACGATTCACCTGGAACCAGGGATGATCGAGATTCTGAGTGAATACAATTTTCCGGGCAATATTCGCGAATTGGAAAATCTGGTCCACCGGCTGGTCGTCTTCGCCTCTGATAATCGAATTGCAATTGCCGACCTTCCCAAAGAGATTCTTCAGATTCACACGCAACGACTCAAATTGACGGCAACCCCACTCTACCGCCTGCTGCAAACACCCGTAACGGATTTAGCCGATATCCGCCAGCGACGGGCACAGGTAAAACAGTTTTTTGCTGCCGAAGAGCGCAAACTTGTCGAACGGGCAATTGAGGAAGCCAATGGAAACGTCACTGAAGCCGCCAGCCGATTGGGGCTTCATCGGGCGACGCTGCATGAAATATTGAAGAAAACCGATCAGGGCTGAAGAAGACGGGCTGAAAAAACCAGGGCTTAGGGCTTGGGGCTGAAGAAAATGGGATGAGGAGACGCAATCGTGTCCGGAAGGGGTTTTCGCCCGCAGGTCACCGGAGAATAGCCAGTGCCCTGCGGGCAGTAAGAATCTCCGTTGCGGAAAGGTCGGTTTTCGCCCGCAGGGCGCTGGAAAATAGCCGGTGGGCAGCCTGCTTTGAGGCGCACCCACCGGAATCCAGGCACAAAATGGTTCGCGCCCGGATGGGCGCTGGAACCTGTTTATTCAATCAAGGATTCGTCAAATTCAACACCGCTCATCTTCAGCAAATTCAGGTATTCCTCCCGAAAAGTCCGTTGTTGGTGATGGCCTTCCTGGTTTTGAATATAAGTACCTTACCGAAAATTTCCAGACATTTTAAACCACGAAACACACGAACTACACGAAAAGAATCAAACACTTACCCAATCCAATATCTCAGGAAACTTATGGCAAGGTACTTAACTCTTCACTTTGTCAATATTTGTAGGGCTTACCGTAAAAACTCCGTACCCATCCTGCCATCCAAAATTCCGAATATGTAAGGTTTCGTGGACCCACTGTGAGGAGCTATGTTTCAGATCGCGCATCACATCAGCGAGCCTGTGGGTAGTTCGCAGGGTAATCAAAAGGTGAACGTGATCCGCAGTTCCTCCAATGGTTTCCGCAACCCCACCAGGTGTTCGAATGGCACCACCGAGGAAGGCATGAAGTCGAGGTCTCCAATCCTGGGAAATGAACGGTTGACGGTGTTTGGTGCCGAATACAATATGGTAATACAGACTAAAATGGGTTGAAGACATAATGGATTCTCCTGCGCCCATCCGGGCGCGAATTGATGGGGCTGCTGATCCGGTGGTAGCGCTCAAAGCAGCGCGACCACCGGCTATTCTCCGGCGCCCTGCGGGCGAAACCCGGCTATTTTCCGGTGCCCTGCGGGCGAAACCCGGCTATTTTTCGGCGCTCTGCAGGCGAAAACCACATTCGTTGTTACTTTTCAAACAAGGCGTCAACTTCAAATGTCCAGCCGGGGACAGCGGGTTCGGCCTCAGCCAGATCTCCTCGGTGGTAGATGGTGGGTTGGTCAGGGGTGTCTGCGCGATAGACTTTCACCACATCTATGCCGAGTAAATCAATGTCCCACACCACAAGGGTTCCAGCGGCAAAGTAATCCTGGCGTTTGGTTTGTATTCGTTCCTCAGCTTTTTCCCCATAATCATGTTCACTCCGGACTTCAGCCGCAAAAATCGGCGCTCCTTGATAAAACCGCATCCCTGGATTTGGACCAATGTAGAAAGCCGCATCAGGGCTAAAAGACTGACGATGGGGCAAATCCACAATAAACCCGGCATTATCCGGAACGGCAATCCCAGTTTGGGTTTGGCGAGCATACTGGCGCAACGAAACTGCAATTTCAAAGCCAGCTTGTGCCGGGTCACCTCCGGTCGGTGGCATAGACATCAACGCTCCATTCACAAGTTCGGCTTTGCCGGTTTCGGGAATTTGATACAGGTCTTCAATCGTGGCAGGTTTGACCGTGGTACTCATAGCTGGTTTCCCTGTAAAGTGAAATGGTTGAAAGGTTTCCAGTTTATCATGGTGTGAATGGAAATCGCCTGGAAAAGTACCGCTCCACCTCGGCCAGCACCTGATCAATGCTTTGTTCCTGAATCCGATGCGGTGGTGCCCAATTGACCCACTCAAAGCTGAAGTGTTCGGTGAGGTCAATGTCTACGTCCTGGGTCAAATGTCCAAGGAACATCACCAGGGTTTTTTTCACCGGTTCGTAACAAAAGCGTTTGTACTTTGGAAAATACACAATTTCACATCGAAAATTGTCATCGAGGGAAATTTGATCAGATTCGATTCCGGTTTCTTCCCAGGTTTCACGAAAGGCACAACTCAGTTCATCTTCGCCGCGATCAATGTGGCCTTTGGGCAGATCATACCGGCTGGCGTGCCGCAGAAGTAAAAAGCGTTCGTAGTCAGCCGAGTCAAACAGCAAAATGCCACAGGATTTCAGTTCTTTCATACGATTTAGGGTTCGGGGTTCAGGGTTCAGGGTTCAGTTCAATCAGTTTTCCAAAAGTGAAGCTGCTGGTTGGCGGGCTTCGGCAATTTTGAGTGTATCAGTGTACTGGCGGAACCTGACAATCCGACCATCCTGCACGGTGTAGATGTGGGCGAAGGCGGCTTCCATCGAACGCCCCGTCGTTTTGAATGTCCCCCGATACACACCAATGGCAACAATGTTGTCACCGGCATCAAGCCATTCGGTCACCATCGCCTGCCAGGTCTCCCATTCGAGGCGAAATTTGGCAAACACATCAGTGAGGACGGTGTCCGTCCCGTGATGGGTGCCACCGCCGGGAAACCCTTCATTTTGAATCCATTCAATCTCTGGATGAAAAATCCGGCGAATGGCTTCCGTATCACGGTTTCCAAAGGCGGTATAGAGTTCCTGAACCAGTTCAAGATTGGTCATTGGTAGGTTACTCCAGAGAAATTTTATGGCGTTCTTCTCAGGTCATTCCACAACAAAGTGTGTCACGACCGGAACGCTTCGGTTAGAATAGAGATTCTCGATTCAAAAACTCAACCGATCAATTCAGAAAGGAGGGAAGCGATGGGGACTCATGTGCCGCTACCTGTACCGGTTGACATCGTTTACCCGGAAAGCGATGGACAACCAATGGCCGATAATACCAGACAATTTGAATGGATTGTGACCATCAAAGAAAATCTGGATGCTTTATTCCCTGAGGTCTTTGTGGCGGGTGATTTGTTGTGGTATCCGGTCGAAGGAAACCCAAAAATCCGTCAAGCCCCTGATGCAATGGTTGTTTTTGGTCGCCCGAAAGGCCATCGCGGGTCATATCTCCAGTGGAAAGAAGAAAATATCGCTCCACAGGTCGTTTTTGAAATTCTTTCACCAGGAAATACTTATGGTGAAATGGTCCGCAAGCTAGAGTTTTATGAGCGGTATGGAGTTGAGGAATACTACGTTTATGACCCCGACCATAACGAACTCAACGGCTGGCAACGTCAGGAAGGACGCTTCCAAACCATTGCCGAGATTGACGATTGGACCAGCCCCCGGTTGAAAATTCGCTTTGAACGAACTCCCGAATCTCTGAAGGTATATCGGCCAGATGGTACGCTGTTTGAAACCTTCGCTGAGTTACTTGTTCGGGCAGA
This genomic stretch from Acidobacteriota bacterium harbors:
- a CDS encoding nuclear transport factor 2 family protein; this encodes MTNLELVQELYTAFGNRDTEAIRRIFHPEIEWIQNEGFPGGGTHHGTDTVLTDVFAKFRLEWETWQAMVTEWLDAGDNIVAIGVYRGTFKTTGRSMEAAFAHIYTVQDGRIVRFRQYTDTLKIAEARQPAASLLEN
- a CDS encoding NUDIX domain-containing protein, translated to MKELKSCGILLFDSADYERFLLLRHASRYDLPKGHIDRGEDELSCAFRETWEETGIESDQISLDDNFRCEIVYFPKYKRFCYEPVKKTLVMFLGHLTQDVDIDLTEHFSFEWVNWAPPHRIQEQSIDQVLAEVERYFSRRFPFTP
- a CDS encoding Uma2 family endonuclease, with translation MGTHVPLPVPVDIVYPESDGQPMADNTRQFEWIVTIKENLDALFPEVFVAGDLLWYPVEGNPKIRQAPDAMVVFGRPKGHRGSYLQWKEENIAPQVVFEILSPGNTYGEMVRKLEFYERYGVEEYYVYDPDHNELNGWQRQEGRFQTIAEIDDWTSPRLKIRFERTPESLKVYRPDGTLFETFAELLVRAEADRQRAETLQQEKDQAQAKLERLAARLRELGEDPDLP
- a CDS encoding Uma2 family endonuclease — its product is MSTTVKPATIEDLYQIPETGKAELVNGALMSMPPTGGDPAQAGFEIAVSLRQYARQTQTGIAVPDNAGFIVDLPHRQSFSPDAAFYIGPNPGMRFYQGAPIFAAEVRSEHDYGEKAEERIQTKRQDYFAAGTLVVWDIDLLGIDVVKVYRADTPDQPTIYHRGDLAEAEPAVPGWTFEVDALFEK
- the tnpA gene encoding IS200/IS605 family transposase → MSSTHFSLYYHIVFGTKHRQPFISQDWRPRLHAFLGGAIRTPGGVAETIGGTADHVHLLITLRTTHRLADVMRDLKHSSSQWVHETLHIRNFGWQDGYGVFTVSPTNIDKVKS
- a CDS encoding protein kinase: MSNTLHQFQFLDCLSTGDLGNVYLACDTRLDRNVVVKFLPLDGNNLLETRRLIATEARLAAALAHPNIATIYEFGEAEDRIYFVMEYVEGRSLRQKIAEGGFPLSSVLELVLQIAEALEAAHARNIVHCDLKPSNIMVTTLGRVKLLDFGLARLTTRPDDDRNPISDDVTGLVSGTLKYLSPEQAQGKPLDGRTDLFSLGIILFELLTGQHPFPGENEFEVVQAICTSSPPLLSRYRDDIPLELERVCRKLLEKDSLHRYQASELVPILRKLKASVQSSLPQIDPQPAASLPQPGPLARESSSWRAHISGFLGQPFFGKAARAEVPSTSQGSSGIAFRGLLPFQETDQDSFYGRETDIQALFLRIQNPEFRFGILFGESGCGKTSLLRAGLVPKLWREGWFPLVCRSYQDPLVVLSEECRKQTQVPRLPLESPLDYLTRAGQEMESVPIIIFDQFEEFFLTFRDRRDRQPFTDLVVEAYHSPAIKVKFLFSIRSDLLYRINSEFVEQIPDPLMNSRLYHLQTLNLDQAAEIIERSVAAAGIQFETGLSRLIVQDLAVGETVLPSELQIVGDQLQHKQITSIQKYKQVGGKETLVHGFLEEVMTASSDRTGIQLVLRSLISDENTRLTLTLEDLASRLHHTPVQIQRLLRLLVQSRLVREIQEDEPWRYELVHEYLIDKINRITGKTLDTTQRANRLFRHYLSQYGIDQRARIPLSQLWTIHRYADLPRGPTELRLLRKSLIGGLLMSGMITLVLVVGLALVTALASIRDSWDGGVRLTSGHTAPVRKIAFSPDGRLLVSCGEDAQVIVWDFLRRERIATLRDHTGSVLSLAFSPDGKWFATGSADHRVIIWDARTLKKVTVLTAHLQTVTGLAFSSDGELLGSSSDDSDLGRTIFWEVATWRPVKEVKFRNDWKDLFIEPKTHRLLKAFAISPDWSEMIDIEIEGKVVFQSLSNQAILKKVSAHHDTGRTAAFSPDGRYLATGADRVVLWDARTRTQLDRLEYFSGVWDVAFSPDGQWLVSSHGDGGILIWDLTERECVANLNEHAGIVRRIVFSPDGKWLASGGSDGSMMVWSVEHQARQAVFLIPSDSINDLAFSQDGRLVATADQVGDVHIWDFHQNTLVWTIHHPKTYVMAVAFSPDGHFLATSQGVYDLLTRQPVALSSSSGAFPGKYGEVYELSFSRDGQKLVMVSPYGDILVWDTGSWRLQDQFKFTGFHFLNVSLSPDGTSLVTGEEGGSVRLWALNPLRQTAVLGRHAGWVRSVEFSPTGAEVVSTGDDKTIALWSVPDRKLKSLIGTHATPVQCARFSPDGRRLATSGNDSAIRLYTRRQTLWNFQLD
- a CDS encoding sigma-54-dependent Fis family transcriptional regulator, which gives rise to MKPPIHHLQHLLESLQSFIEQEDQACRQAAAANLEILGTLQAGSADRRLQHLAKQVKALQKRVALMCEMTTQDYLAKIEQEVQRLQSQVVNRQVNQLVEQVISLHSPEMKVLSEVLMDQLLEGTQAERGFIVFFHPESSEAEIISMRNFQTAHLTAEEYRPSRSLLRSVLSDGKSLLFHDISQDINFRQEPSIQNFGLKSVAITPLKKDGRVLGALYLENRNLATAFDAGDLNFLDLAGRLMVFCLHNARLLPILFKENRVRLNDNQFSTDIVGQSPAIIWLQEQIQKVADSQATVLIEGESGTGKELVARALHSHSRRRDRKFIALNCAAIPEQLVESELFGHERGAFTGAFEQHIGFLEQANGGTLFLDEISELPFSLQAKLLRVLQFQEFHRLGGKQVKKVEVRIVAATSKNLKELIDEKKFQEALYYRLNVIPLHVPPLRARKEDIAPLVAHFLKIFGDRYKKTIHLEPGMIEILSEYNFPGNIRELENLVHRLVVFASDNRIAIADLPKEILQIHTQRLKLTATPLYRLLQTPVTDLADIRQRRAQVKQFFAAEERKLVERAIEEANGNVTEAASRLGLHRATLHEILKKTDQG